A region from the Dendropsophus ebraccatus isolate aDenEbr1 chromosome 1, aDenEbr1.pat, whole genome shotgun sequence genome encodes:
- the EPHB4 gene encoding ephrin type-B receptor 4 isoform X4 gives MHTKVETSDLRWTTYPRVDGQWDETSGLDEDQTPVRTYEICNPHLPDQNNWLRTGYIPRGPAHHIYVEITFTMMECASITRAGRSCKETFNLYYYPANSDIANDHFPKWMENPWIKVDTVAADFLARPSARGSGASMRSNVKTVRLGPLKENGFYLAFLDQGACMAVLAVRVFYRLCPTVVASLATFPETVPTALVVSAEGTCVDGAKAPPGRRPSMYCREDGEWAKRAADECVCIAGREEKDGRTKCTACPPGYFKPDAGDLPCQLCPQNSLSTAAGATMCNCKAGYYRAPDDLVTNPCTKPPSSPRSIVSSVNGSTVDLDWSEPLDSGGRDDVYYKVQCLECALGGGWVPCTHLSFTPAPHSLKERKLRVSGLRPQVIYNFRVLALNGVSELNGGTAMGEELNVTIDRDLPHAVTGIQQMAASASTLSLRWNLPTPPQSQNRGNILDYEVKYYEKNQEKPLYMFLKTPGNEAKLVDLQAGTAYIVQVRARTEAGYGAFSGDSVFQTLPLGAFLLPDPEKAQPQVELIAGTVGVGTVLILIVIIIAVVCVRRHGSNKEPEYSDKPGQYLIGHNTKLYIDPFTYEDPNEAVREFAKEIDVSYVKIEEVIGAGEFGEVCRGRLKVPGKKENYVAIKTLKGGYTERQRREFLSEASIMGQFHHPNIIHLEGVITNNCPVMIITEYMENGALDSFLRQNDGQFTPIQLVGMLRGIASGMRYLAEMNYVHRDLAARNILVNSNLVCKVSDFGLSRFLQEGSTDPTYTSCLGGKIPIRWTAPEAIAFRKFTSSSDVWGYGIVMWEVMSFGERPYWDMSNQDVINAIEQDYRLPAPPDCPSALHQLMLDCWQRDRAARPRFTEIVSALDKLIRNPASLKVTTREQPGSSQPLLDQRTPHYSSFSSVGEWLHAIKMGRYEEGFRTAGFTTFSRVRQMTTEDLLRIGVTLAGHQKKILSSLQQIVPAEKVSGGTAPFY, from the exons ATGCACACGAAGGTGGAGACCTCTGACCTTCGCTGGACCACCTACCCCCGAGTTGACGGTCAG TGGGATGAAACTTCAGGCCTAGATGAAGACCAGACCCCAGTCCGCACATATGAGATCTGTAACCCTCACCTTCCTGATCAGAATAACTGGCTGCGCACCGGCTATATTCCTCGAGGCCCCGCCCACCATATTTATGTGGAAATCACGTTCACCATGATGGAGTGCGCTTCCATCACCCGTGCCGGCCGTTCCTGTAAGGAGACCTTTAACCTGTACTACTACCCGGCCAACTCTGACATCGCCAATGACCATTTCCCGAAATGGATGGAAAATCCTTGGATAAAGGTGGACACGGTGGCGGCTGATTTCCTGGCACGGCCCAGTGCTCGTGGGAGTGGAGCCTCTATGCGCTCCAATGTAAAGACTGTGCGTCTGGGCCCCCTGAAGGAGAACGGGTTCTACCTGGCGTTCCTGGACCAGGGGGCCTGCATGGCGGTGCTGGCTGTCCGGGTGTTTTACCGCCTGTGCCCTACCGTGGTGGCTTCACTAGCCACTTTCCCAGAGACGGTGCCCACTGCGCTGGTGGTATCTGCAGAGGGCACCTGTGTGGATGGAGCCAAGGCCCCTCCGGGGAGACGTCCCAGTATGTACTGCCGGGAGGACGGAGAGTGGGCCAAGCGCGCAGCCGACGAGTGTGTTTGTATAGCCGGAAGGGAAGAGAAAGATGGCCGCACCAAGTGCACAG cTTGCCCGCCTGGATACTTTAAGCCGGATGCTGGAGACTTACCCTGTCAGCTCTGTCCTCAGAACAGCCTCTCCACCGCTGCCGGAGCCACCATGTGCAACTGTAAGGCGGGGTATTACCGCGCCCCAGATGACCTAGTGACTAATCCCTGCACCA AGCCACCATCTTCACCTCGTAGCATTGTCTCCAGTGTAAATGGATCCACCGTTGACCTGGACTGGAGCGAGCCCCTGGACTCTGGTGGACGCGATGACGTGTACTATAAGGTGCAGTGTCTGGAGTGCGCCCTGGGTGGGGGCTGGGTCCCCTGCACCCATCTCTCCTTCACACCTGCCCCTCATAGTCTAAAGGAACGGAAACTGAGAGTGTCAGGGCTCCGGCCACAGGTCATCTACAACTTCCGAGTCCTGGCCCTGAACGGCGTGTCGGAGCTCAACGGTGGAACAGCGATGGGGGAGGAGCTGAATGTCACCATAGACCGCGACC TTCCTCACGCAGTGACTGGGATCCAGCAGATGGCCGCTTCCGCGTCCACCTTGTCCTTGAGGTGGAACCTGCCAACCCCCCCACAGTCTCAGAACAGGGGGAACATTCTGGATTATGAGGTCAAGTACTATGAGAAG AATCAGGAGAAGCCGCTCTACATGTTCCTGAAGACCCCGGGCAATGAGGCCAAGCTGGTGGACCTGCAGGCGGGGACAGCGTACATTGTGCAGGTGCGGGCCAGGACAGAAGCCGGATACGGGGCTTTCAGCGGGGACAGCGTCTTCCAGACCTTACCCTTAG GAGCGTTTCTTCTTCCAGACCCAGAGAAGGCCCAACCACAGGTAGAGCTCATCGCCGGGACGGTCGGGGTGGGGACTGTACTGattctcatcgtcatcatcatcgcAGTCGTGTGTGTGAG GAGACATGGGAGTAACAAGGAGCCGGAGTATTCGGATAAGCCGGGCCAGTACCTGATCGGCCACA ATACCAAGTTGTACATCGATCCATTCACCTACGAAGACCCCAATGAAGCTGTGAGAGAATTCGCTAAGGAGATTGATGTTTCCTATGTGAAAATCGAGGAGGTCATAGGTGCTG GAGAGTTTGGAGAGGTCTGTCGGGGTCGTCTGAAGGTCCCAGGGAAGAAGGAAAATTACGTAGCTATAAAAACGCTGAAGGGCGGCTACACCGAGCGACAACGTCGGGAGTTTCTGAGTGAAGCCAGCATCATGGGACAATTCCACCATCCCAACATTATCCACTTGGAAGGTGTCATCACCAACAACTGTCCCGTCATGATAATCACAGAGTACATGGAGAACGGCGCCCTGGACTCCTTTCTGAGG caaaatGACGGGCAGTTCACTCCCATCCAGCTGGTGGGGATGCTGCGGGGCATTGCCTCCGGTATGCGTTACCTGGCAGAGATGAATTACGTTCACCGTGATCTGGCGGCACGAAACATCTTGGTGAACAGCAACTTAGTTTGCAAAGTGTCTGATTTTGGGTTGTCCCGGTTCTTGCAAGAAGGATCCACTGACCCAACATACACGTCCTGCCTG GGCGGTAAAATACCGATTCGATGGACCGCGCCAGAAGCCATTGCCTTCCGCAAGTTCACGTCATCCAGTGATGTCTGGGGCTACGGCATAGTCATGTGGGAGGTCATGTCTTTCGGGGAACGGCCATACTGGGACATGTCCAACCAAGAT GTCATAAACGCTATAGAGCAGGACTACCGGCTGCCCGCTCCCCCCGATTGTCCGTCCGCTCTTCACCAGCTCATGCTGGACTGTTGGCAGCGCGATCGAGCAGCTCGTCCTCGCTTCACGGAGATTGTCAGCGCTCTAGACAAACTCATCCGGAACCCAGCCAGCCTGAAGGTCACCACACGGGAACAGCCAGG ATCATCGCAGCCGCTCCTTGACCAGCGCACCCCCCActactcctccttctcctctgtgGGAGAGTGGCTGCACGCCATCAAAATGGGGCGATACGAAGAGGGGTTCAGGACGGCCGGCTTCACCACCTTCAGCCGAGTGCGACAGATGACAACAGA AGATTTGCTGCGGATCGGGGTCACCCTGGCCGGACACCAGAAGAAGATCCTGTCCAGTCTTCAGCAGATCGTCCCAGCAGAGAAGGTCTCGGGGGGCACGGCTCCATTCTACTGA